A region of the Cytophagia bacterium CHB2 genome:
GCATCCTCCTGATGGATTGTGACGAAACAGGGATCGGTTCATGAAGAACAAATTCAAAATTTTTTATGTCGCATCTGAAGTAACGCCCTTTGCCGGCAAGGGGCCGCTCGCCGAGACCGCGAGCGCATTGCCGAAAGCGCTGAAAGAGATGGATCATGACATCCGCGTCATGATGCCCAACTATCGCAGCGTGAATGAACGCAAATATGTTCTGCGTGATGTGATTCGTTTGAAAGACATGTCGATCAAGCTGGCGCAGGAAGCCTTCATTGCCAACGGCAAATCCGCCTTTCTGCCCGATGCCAAAGTGCAAATTTATTTCTTCGATCATAAGCCCTTCTTCGACCGCCTGGGTTTGTATGCCGACCCCAAGAGCAAAAAAACCTATGCCGACAACGCCGAGCGGTTCTCACTATTTGGCAAAGGCTGCCTGGAAACTCTCAAAATGCTGCATTGGCAGCCCGATATTATTCATTGCAACGATTGGCAGTCCGCGCTGATTCCCGTCTTGTTGAAAACCACCCACAAAGATGACCCCTTTTTCAAAAACACCAAAGTGGTGGTGACGGTTCACAACTTTGCCGAACAGGGCATTTTCCCTGCTGCGATTTTGAAGGCGCTCGATCTTGCCGAGACGACGCATTATCCGGAAAGCCAGATTGCGCTCGACGGCAAATTCAACTTTCTCAAAGCCGGCTTATTAAGCGCGGATTTGATCAGCACGGTGGGCGAAGCCCATGCCAAGCAAATTCAACAGCATCCCAACCTGGCCCGCGGGCTTGCCGACATTTTGCAAAAGAAACGCAGGCTTTTCACCGGCGTGTCGCACGCGGTTGACACGGCGGTGTGGAACCCGGCGGCCAGCGGGCATGTGCCGCACCATTTTGCGCCCAATGATTTGAGCGGCAAGCTGCGCTGCAAGAAAGAGTTTTTGGAATCGGTGGCCTGCAAATTTGAAG
Encoded here:
- a CDS encoding glycogen synthase → MKNKFKIFYVASEVTPFAGKGPLAETASALPKALKEMDHDIRVMMPNYRSVNERKYVLRDVIRLKDMSIKLAQEAFIANGKSAFLPDAKVQIYFFDHKPFFDRLGLYADPKSKKTYADNAERFSLFGKGCLETLKMLHWQPDIIHCNDWQSALIPVLLKTTHKDDPFFKNTKVVVTVHNFAEQGIFPAAILKALDLAETTHYPESQIALDGKFNFLKAGLLSADLISTVGEAHAKQIQQHPNLARGLADILQKKRRLFTGVSHAVDTAVWNPAASGHVPHHFAPNDLSGKLRCKKEFLESVACKFEEGVPLLVLFEPPAAELSDKLETIVAEALAMNVQVVFLGETGAKSEKALAKYKKKYAGRFAGQFGYDEAFLHRACAAADVTFSAACPSLPVSHVLSAMQYGALPVIAANNGYTEAVQDYRKPAGANGFVLPGCEAKDVIKTFKNAVSLFHDKKRWAKMAKNAMTANRSWEAVAETYTKLYAQLMARGKK